ACCCAGACAAGCCCATGACGCGGGACTGGCCGTGTCCTTCTGCCGTCGACATCGACCCTTGCGTCTGTGAATCCGACGAGTACTACAACCTGGCTATTGATTGCTCAAATGCGATCGATGAGATGGAACTTTTCAGAGTCTTTGAGGCTGCTTTCCCTTTCGAAGACATTCTGGAGTTGACTATCATCCAGGACCCGCTGGATCCTAACCGCAACATCAGGATGCTCCAGGAGAAGGTCTTTGGCCCCATCACCTTCGAGCGGATCCGCATAACGGGCACCAAGATGGCCGAGGTGCACGAGGAGGCCTTCGTGAAGTCCCATGACTTTTTGACTTACCTCAACCTCGCCGACAACCAACTACGTTCCTTCCCCTTCGAAACACTGGTGTCCTACTCAAAGTTAGACACTCTTCTCTTCGATAATAATAACTTCACAAACCTCTACAGTATCGAAAGTACATCCTTGCACACTCTTAGTGTCAGTGGCAACCACCGCCTATTATTCGATTTAGACGTCTTCACCAAAGCTCCCGCTCTGACGGCGATTTACATGGCCAATATCGACCTTGATGAGCTTCCTCCTAATCTCTTCTCGACTCTGGAGAACATAAAAACCATCAGCCTTGAGGATAACTACTTAAAGGCCCTTCCGGAATTTGCCTTTAATCCTGTTAAGAACACAATGACGCAACTTATTCTCAACGGAAACCTTCTGAACAATATTTATCACGATTCAATCCACGGTAAGTTGTTTTTGTCTAATCCAATTTTAAAATCATGTTAAATAATcactaaaaggaaaaataagatagTTATGATACCATGTtgaaatctctccctccctccctctctctctctctctctctctctctctctctctctctctctctctctctctctctctctctctctctctctctctcttttcatcccaaGGAATGGCCGGGCACGGTTTCCTCAGCATGGTCAGAAACAAAATGGAATACCTGGAGTCCACAATATGGCAGCCCATCTTCGAACAAGCGATCAACGGTTCAGTCAACTTGGCCGGTAAGTTATTCATCACGGCTTGTATTCCATCCCTTTAATTCTGCCAAAAGACCGGGAAAATGAGAGTCAGTGGTACTTCTTACTACAAGGTGCACGTCGCCACTTTTTTCGAATTAGGTAGTGATGGACTGCTTATGATATCGAAACGTCAAGCATGATTGGGATCGTTTCAAGCGATCGCCGCAACCTACGCACCTGTGGCACTCCGACAAAGGCAAGCAAATCTCCACCACGGTATGTGCTAGAAGGATCGAGCTTGGGCTGGGTTGTTATATGACAAAAAACAAGCCAGGGAAATATAGAGGCTCTAACTTGCCAGCACGTACTCGGtggaatttacttatttattgagggaggggagggcgagctTTGGCTAAATCGACTGACATCGCGTCACTCTAATTTCCGTGGCCAACATCATTGTAATAGTAGGTTTCCACAGCTAAAATCGCTCTAACTGGATAGTAGATATGATAAGCAGTCCATCAATATCGGTAAGAGGtacgaaatcataaaaaaaataacatataagcatataagtCATAGATTATTACTGTATTGTGactactgtgataatgataatgaaaagagtgataatgataatagtaatgacgatgttgataatggcaataataattatagtgataataacattaattctgataatgataataacaacaacaataataataatgatgataaggataataataacaataatgactatagtaatgataatgatactaatggtaatgatgaagatggcgatgattatgatagcgataatggtaacgataacgatatatagtaataatgataataataatgataataatattaataacaataatattagcaatgacagtaataacgataatgaaaatattatcagtgataacaataacaataatgaaaaaaatcataagaatgataacaatgataatgataatgatgatgatgatgatgatgataatgacatgtatatttttatgataatcatcatcatcattgctatgattactattattatatcattatcattattattattgttattattatttttatcattattaattattaaacaataaattgttgttgtcattatcataatcattatcattattgtcattattatatttttctagtatttctatcctttttattattgttgtcataaccataattgttattattatcattattgttatcattattatcataattattataattattattatcattattactattactaataccgtCAAGATCAttgttgtgttatcattatcattattagtattatcattaatatcattattattatcattatcattgctattacttcgttttcagtattataattataattaggattattactaacaccattatatatattattatcattatcatcacacttgttaatatcatcattattgttgataatattattatcaccattattattattaccatcattatcattattgttattatcagtatcattatcattattatcattgttgttattattattgttgttgttgctgttgcctttcttcttataattattattatcattattactatattattattattactattattattattatcattgttattgttattattatcattattatcattattatcattatcaccattatcattattcttattactatattatcattatatttactaatattacaattattaatatcattatcttcgttattttcaatattattattatcagcagcagcttcattggtattatcattaccatttttattatcattatcattactattatcattccctcattaccattaccatatcttgttatcatttgtattatcatgattatcctttctcttttggtattatttttattattgtgattagcaCCATCATCAATGTAGTcaccattatttttctcatttattattgttatggtttctgttattgatattcttattatacgttcattattctattctcttttccatatctgtgtgagtgtatatatatatatatatatatatatatatatatgtatacaaatgtatatatgtatgtatataaacatatatacacacatatacatatatatgtaaatatatgtatgcatatatatacatatatatatatatatatatatatatatatataacacacacacatacacatacacatgtacatgcacatgcacatatgcacatatatatgtccatttatatacatataaacacacacacacacacacacacacacacacacacacacacatatacacacacatatatatatatatatatatatatatatatatatataaatatatatatatatatatatatatatatatatctgtgtatatatatatatatatatatatatatatatatgtatatatgtatatttatgtatatatttatattcatatatatatatgtatatatatacatatatatgtacatatatatatatatatatatatatatatatatatatgtatgtacacacacacacacacacacacagacacacacacacacacacacacacacacacacacacacaaaacacaaaaacacacacacacacacacacacacacacacacacacacacacacacacacacacacacacacacacacatacacacagacacacgtaaatatatatatatatatatatatttttatatatttatatgtatattcatactcatatatatgtttattcatatacatacatacatacacacacacacacacacac
The nucleotide sequence above comes from Penaeus chinensis breed Huanghai No. 1 chromosome 3, ASM1920278v2, whole genome shotgun sequence. Encoded proteins:
- the LOC125043892 gene encoding oplophorus-luciferin 2-monooxygenase non-catalytic subunit-like, which produces MMYLRVTKTLLAGLLLAALEPASCRYTSRVRVPDPDKPMTRDWPCPSAVDIDPCVCESDEYYNLAIDCSNAIDEMELFRVFEAAFPFEDILELTIIQDPLDPNRNIRMLQEKVFGPITFERIRITGTKMAEVHEEAFVKSHDFLTYLNLADNQLRSFPFETLVSYSKLDTLLFDNNNFTNLYSIESTSLHTLSVSGNHRLLFDLDVFTKAPALTAIYMANIDLDELPPNLFSTLENIKTISLEDNYLKALPEFAFNPVKNTMTQLILNGNLLNNIYHDSIHGMAGHGFLSMVRNKMEYLESTIWQPIFEQAINGSVNLAGNPLVCGCDIAWLMLANEDRYLRVLTETTTCNEGTVVHSLDKQYFVEHCPTVLH